The genome window tagatgctcttcaaaagaaccacacttatgatttggtactactaccaaatggaatgaagaccttaTCAAAAGAAAGACAGAAGATATGCCGATAGCTGGTCAGCATGACTTCACATGATGAGTCATAGGATAACCTCCCTTATAGGCTGAAGggagaggttgttgggctgacagtccATATTCAGCTCAAGATGGGCTTTATcaacccacagctcaccccctttaacctaaccctaatttatattggGGGGCGTGGTGACTATAAAAAGAGACAAAAAAAGGTAACAATGAGATAGTTTTTGGCAGCCATGAGAttctaaagaaaaggaggagaacaaggtagaaaaagaacagaaaaaaagggaagaagacaataacaacatagagagactattctcaatcatctagtagtgctttcaactcaggttagatcagatttatagtagatttttactatgattacttgggaagaATTAAGGAGGATTtatatattgtgcacagtgacgtgatccttgtatcccagttattctcttgtgattgttgctagggttttgggcaagagattgagatttatatattcattattattatacagattatctctaatttaccccgtgatttttactcttcacattgaaggagttatccacatatatcttgatattctatttcattatgatttcatttaatttcttATGAccttctaatatttatttatatataaaaaattatttatctttatatcccatcaccaATTTGATTTCACTCCATCACCTCGGCCCTAGTAAAATCCTGCCGCTAACATTGTTGGCGATCCAAAAATCAGAGGCATCGAGAACGCGTAGAAAGACGATGCCGCAGCCTATCAATATTCAATGTCAAAGAACACACCTTGAAGAACGCACATAAAGACAAGTCTTTGGATTGGCACATTTCATATATCACCAAACATATCAACTAATACTAAGAAATGACAGAAAATTTGCGAGACCAACAGAAGCATGATTCCCTACTAGAAAGCAATTCTAGATCAGGCGAGTATTACTCCGAGCACCGCAATAACCCACCATTGCTCGTAAAAAATAACTTGAATTCGAAGAAAAAGCTCGTCTTGGATTGTACCACTGGCCTTCGGAAGACAGGGAATCGGTAAAGGAATCCACTGGtaacagaggagagagagagaggaggaggaggaggattgcCTAAACACCATCCACCTCGACAAAGGGATTCTTGGCCTCTTCCGGTGTCATCGGAGCAGACGAGGTTTTCTTGACCAATCAGCGACAGGTGCCCAACGCTAAGTTGGCTCGGATCTTAAAGCAAATGCATCTGGATCACGAACATTATTGACAAGCACACACGGTTGACTTGTCCGATTGTGAATGGTCGACCCTGTTGCTAATTTCTGACGGGTAAAAATGGACTCTATGATTGGCGATTAATCTTTTTGGGAGATTTAATATCCGAATACTGGGTGGAATTTGGATATCCAGCACCCGAAAAatcaataatcatatgatatttttgtttataaacaaaaaaaaaaacacatgacAACGATTTATATATTACTGTTTACATTTATAAGAAATTTGGTGCAataatttaaaaatcataaacctttctaatagaaaagaaaaagtaaaATAGTTGATTTTTGTTTTATGGTATAGTGGGATAAAACAACTCAGTTTTTCAGCAACAGTGATAATTTTTTCCTCTGCTTTTGGTGAAAGAATAATCGTACAAACTACTCGATGGACCGCAATATGAGAGGAAAAAAGGTGCAGCATTCATTTCAAGGTATATGCCTTCAATTTCTGGCTTCAGGAAAGATATAGTATCACAAAATATAATAGCTCATTGATTACCATGAGCACAACCATCCACCATAAACAACAAAAATATGAGCTCAACAACAGGTGTGTCAATCTTGCCACATGCCTCATGATATAGGATTCCAGCATTCTCCTGTACTCACTCTCCTGAGATGGATCAACAGGGTTAACAGCATGAATCAGTGAGTCGCCATGATCATCTGTGTCTCAAGGTTGGCCTGCTTCAACCTGATGAATTGGAAGCTTGGATGGGCAAGAGAACAATGGGAGACCAACAGCTGCAACAGCTCCTCCCTCATCATCTCCATCTCCATTAGTTCTCTGGCACACATCTCTCAGCTTCTTGATCTCCCTTCCCTTGCCCCAGAGGACCGAGTAGAGTCCTCCAACTATTAGTGCAGATCCTGTGACACTGCAACCGGAGGAGAAAGAAGCTATCTGAGAGTCCGTTGCGTAAGAACCATGGTCTGTGAACTTATCTACCTTCCAACGTAGAGCTTCTCGTCGAGGATCGCCCAACCGAGGATCGAAACGATGACGAGCAGCAGCGGGCTGAACATTGAGACGAAGAGGGGGCCTCTCTTCTGTATGCACCATGACATGAGAGAAACTGCCAGCCCTGATCCCACCAATCCCTGCCATGGTCGGATCAAGGATTAGCAAACAAGAATGTGGTACCGAGAACAGATTTGCTCTTCGTGGACGTGCGTTACGGTGTAGAGCGACGCCGCGAGCCTGATGTCCCAACCGAGCGCCCACGCCGAGAAGCTCCTCTCGACGCCGGCTGCGATGACGAAGCACTGCACGCCGGCCATGAAGCACATGAGAGCGGAGCTGGTGTACGGAGAAGAGAAGCTCTTGCTCATCTTCGCCTGCCAAAAGGAAAGCATGACGGTCTACTTAACGCATCCTTCTGCTGCAAACCTTCTCACTTGTTGGAGTTGTGTTCGTCACCTGGATGATGAACCAGACGGCCCAAGCCAAGCAACTGGAGATGACCAAGGCAGCTCCAACAGCCATATTCTGGTCGCTGGCGTTGTTCGCGCTGCTGATCGTCATCTCTTCGGCGTATCTCCAGTGGATGTGGGATCGCCACACCTTGATGAGGCTTCCTCTGTAGAAGGTCATCAACATGGAACCACTCACACACAACAGGGTTCCCATCACCTTGGCCTGCCCGCCCAGTGTTCTGATCCCTACTGTCTCCATCCTGAGACCAATGAATCGAACAGTAATGTTTTTGCCAAGATGAATTAATTTGATGTTGCAAGATGGCAGGTGATCATACCTGAAAGGAACGGCCATGATGAAGGTAATGGCAGGCAGCATGTTGTTGAGGGCGCATGCGATCGTCGGCGAGGAGTACTTGAGCCCGAGGAAGTACAAGACTTGGTTCAGTGTAGCCCTGCATCAACCCAATCCATTGAAATGTGAATCCAATCAAGAGGTCTCAAGAGAAAGATATGCATCTGAGATGTGGACGCCAGGCTCCTCGGGAGCAGGTTCGGTGCGACCAACTCGTGAACCGCCACCTCGTTCATAACGTGGGGTATGGCTCGCTCGGATTGCTGTCACCATGCAACATGTGTGGCAGACCTAATACGTTACGTATGAAGCATCATGTGTCCAGTGCAGTGATACTGTGATTTGGAGACTCGAGGATTCACAAGAACAAATGTGATTTGCATCCAAAAGTATGCACTCGTTTGCTAAATTTGCTGGAGACTTACCCGAACACAGAGCAGAAGAAGATTTGGATGATAACCCTGCGTGTAATCTCCCTGCAAGCTTTCCTGCATTGGAAGTGACGAAAAGAAGTTTCGTGAGCGGTGGCAGCAGAACGCACGCAACCAAGTGGCAGGAGGAGGAGTGCTGATTCATCTTATCGGTGAACAAGAGTTCCAACTGTAATTAATCTTCCCATTTAATAGGAAGTAGTCGACAGGCCAGTGGTGTCCGAAAGAACTAGATCCGATGTCAAGAAGAAAGCGTGCAAGAACAAGATCATGGCGACGACGACAACAATGAGACGTCGGAACAGTAACTGGTGGAAGGAGATGCAAGGGAAATGGTGGAGAAGCAGCGGATGTATATATACCTTTCAAGAAAGATGGCAAGAGGGGAGAGGAAGAGGGTGGCGACGAGCTGACGGTAGGCGATCATGACGAAGGGGCTCATGCCGTCGTCCAACGCCAACTTCGACAGCACGTTGAGGCCTGCAAAACCCACTTGGACTGCCACCATGGCCAGGGTTGGCGTGCAGTCACCTCTCATCCTTTCTTggcccctccctctctctccttgACTATCCTGATATATAGTTCTTGAAGGAGCCAGGATGTGGATGTATAGAAAGAGGAAGAGTAAGGGAATAAGAATCATCAACCAAGAAAGACAAGAATAGCTCATAGATCGTTTCAAGAGAGAGAACAGCCATTAACCAGGAAAGAACTTtgcgttagagagagagagagagagagagagagagagaggtgtgacGTATGCACTAGAATGGTGTCCACTTCGTAGGAGTAACAGAAAGCGTAGAGGACAATCTAACACcactttatgatatatatatatatatatatatatatatatatatatatatatatatatatatatatatatatatatatatatatatatatatatatatatatatataatgtt of Musa acuminata AAA Group cultivar baxijiao chromosome BXJ1-7, Cavendish_Baxijiao_AAA, whole genome shotgun sequence contains these proteins:
- the LOC135679968 gene encoding WAT1-related protein At1g09380-like translates to MSYSCLSWLMILIPLLFLFLYIHILAPSRTIYQDSQGERGRGQERMRGDCTPTLAMVAVQVGFAGLNVLSKLALDDGMSPFVMIAYRQLVATLFLSPLAIFLERKACREITRRVIIQIFFCSVFGATLNQVLYFLGLKYSSPTIACALNNMLPAITFIMAVPFRMETVGIRTLGGQAKVMGTLLCVSGSMLMTFYRGSLIKVWRSHIHWRYAEEMTISSANNASDQNMAVGAALVISSCLAWAVWFIIQAKMSKSFSSPYTSSALMCFMAGVQCFVIAAGVERSFSAWALGWDIRLAASLYTGLVGSGLAVSLMSWCIQKRGPLFVSMFSPLLLVIVSILGWAILDEKLYVGSVTGSALIVGGLYSVLWGKGREIKKLRDVCQRTNGDGDDEGGAVAAVGLPLFSCPSKLPIHQVEAGQP